One Penaeus chinensis breed Huanghai No. 1 chromosome 12, ASM1920278v2, whole genome shotgun sequence DNA segment encodes these proteins:
- the LOC125031341 gene encoding uncharacterized protein LOC125031341, with product MSRPQLLEMTGLPTLLLLAATTVSVGSWPAPHDTINTTQRRVGEAEGTPHTPALRPSSPESSSPLPSIALQSRGEVLAGGVAFSGPPTSRSQTPKSRDTIDEPEGVMLSSSRQSSTSMHFFQSSSSRLSGPAQRPFEVGGREGGGEEEEEGGGGEGGRGRDGGRGAGLEHQQQRLAPYHSASFPSSAPRLLRSDLPPTSAQTLTNPQSTLIVISPTSPSTLLPSVAQPSSSDEDENPRKTTEAPRKHHKEEKTGGEGVKVPQEAMTRSTFFHGRSLSIGYLKANSHRQRTNNRSYLKRLSSKGVDGRRKAPGGRVQQTFERERFPQTARLKSSPGIPASPPEEISVAQKHPQQRVEKVDISKEKENGTSPNDSTSNGAKSRGSADSHLSEQPELGLREDKGAAKSNLEASAGDDGGLSNDQSSNLDKTMIEKQRENQNSTESDLKANVGNTSTTEETQQVNLNLLEMELSDKDEVASDLKLAIAILQHRIVPDLQRDGASNNGTETAELRKETDDSSLPLDSDADHYFPKHSDAPRDDSAKYNIEIFDTNSSEEEEEEGEEEEEGGEEVSLHDRVITNDTILYQNVRETPESIERESCYRWFVLVLDGNCSVIKQRMTAFVTYLKAALSFKLSVDYNDVYVPSVFCDNTFMVNISLDTIKNPQAEHELRSLAEANTTLLEISEEIFYLEKILTKRSDDEEKDLLKPLVKKPDDVELVIYIAVGCMCVFILLSVVIVALIKVCRPEGDLMDIGKPLPHHSLTRSIDFPIRRPNVIYSHRFSQALTPGKYGRRLHDEPQIGVAGVGVASLSNGGRTSGFRYDPELAADLSLGGDELYSIAGIGDDPYNDRKALVPGGGSGGAEGVRVVSSSTGSGGVGGGAGGPVLSAGGRGSILGGIDNPCYNR from the exons GTCACGACCCCAGCTGTTGGAAATGACAGGGCTGCCAACCCTTCTGCTCTTGGCGGCCACTACGGTGTCAGTTG GAAGCTGGCCCGCGCCCCATGACACAATCAATACGACCCAACGCAGAGTGGGAGAGGCCGAGGGGACGCCACATACTCCAGCCCTCCGCCCTTCTTCTCCAGAGTCTTCCAGTCCACTCCCCTCTATCGCACTCCAGAGCAGAGGGGAGGTTCTCGCGGGCGGTGTCGCGTTCTCAGGCCCGCCCACGTCCCGCTCGCAGACTCCGAAGTCACGCGATACTATAGATGAGCCCGAAGGTGTGATGCTCTCCAGCTCGCGCCAGTCTTCCACTTCGATGCATTTCTTCCAGTCGTCTTCCTCGCGCTTGTCGGGTCCTGCGCAAAGGCCGTTTGAagttgggggaagagaaggaggaggggaagaagaagaagaagggggaggaggagaaggaggaaggggaagagatggaggacgagGCGCCGGACTAGAGCATCAGCAGCAACGACTTGCACCATATCACTCCGCGTCGTTTCCTTCGTCAGCCCCTCGTCTGCTGAGATCCGACCTGCCTCCCACCTCAGCCCAAACTTTAACCAACCCTCAATCAACGCTGATTGTGATTTCTCCCAcgtctccctccactctcctgcCTTCCGTCGCTCAGCCGTCTTCCTCCGACGAAGACGAGAATCCCCGCAAGACGACGGAGGCCCCGAGGAAACACCacaaggaggagaagacgggCGGCGAGGGCGTCAAAGTGCCACAGGAAGCGATGACTCGATCGACCTTCTTCCACGGCCGCTCCCTCAGCATCGGGTACCTGAAGGCCAACTCGCACAGACAGAGAACCAACAACAGATCGTATCTAAAGCGACTCAGCAGCAAAGGGGTCGACGGGAGAAGAAAAGCCCCTGGGGGACGTGTTCAGCAAACTTTTGAACGTGAACGCTTTCCCCAAACAGCGAGGCTGAAGTCCTCGCCCGGAATTCCAGCATCGCCGCCGGAGGAAATTAGTGTCGCGCAAAAACATCCCCAACAAAGAGTCGAAAAAGTTGATAtttcgaaagagaaagaaaacggaacttcCCCAAACGACTCCACATCGAACGGGGCGAAGTCGAGGGGCTCCGCTGACAGCCATTTAAGTGAGCAGCCGGAGCTAGGTCTGAGGGAGGATAAAGGAGCGGCAAAGAGCAATCTGGAGGCGAGTGCGGGCGACGACGGCGGCCTATCGAATGACCAATCAAGCAACTTGGATAAAACGATgattgagaaacagagagaaaaccaGAACTCCACAGAATCCGATTTAAAGGCAAATGTGGGTAATACGTCCACTACTGAGGAAACGCAACAAGTCAACTTAAATCTTTTAGAAATGGAACTCTCCGATAAAGACGAAGTAGCGAGTGATCTGAAGCTAGCCATTGCTATTCTGCAACATCGCATCGTGCCCGACCTTCAACGAGACGGTGCTTCCAACAATGGCACCGAAACGGCCGAATTACGTAAGGAAACGGATGACTCCTCTTTGCCTTTAGACTCCGACGCTGACCATTATTTCCCCAAGCATTCCGACGCGCCCAGAGATGACTCAGCCAAGTACAACATAGAAATCTTCGACACGAATTCatccgaagaagaagaggaagaaggagaagaagaagaagaagggggcgaAGAGGTCTCCCTCCACGACCGAGTCATCACGAACGACACCATCCTCTACCAGAACGTCCGCGAGACTCCGGAGTCCATCGAGCGCGAGTCCTGCTATCGTTggttcgtcctcgtcctcgacgGCAACTGCTCGGTCATCAAGCAACGAATGACAGCCTTCGTGACGTACCTGAAGGCAGCGCTGTCGTTCAAGCTCTCCGTGGACTACAACGACGTCTACGTTCCCTCGGTCTTCTGCGACAACACCTTCATGGTCAACATCAGCCTCGACACAATCAAGAACCCCCAGGCCGAGCACGAACTCAGGTCCCTCGCCGAAGCCAACACCACCCTCCTCGAAATCTCCGAAGAGATATTCTACCTGGAGAAGATCCTCACCAAGCGTTCGGACGACGAGGAAAAGGACCTTCTCAAACCCCTGGTGAAGAAGCCCGACGACGTGGAACTGGTCATCTACATCGCCGTCGGGTGTATGTGCGTCTTCATATTGTTGTCAGTGGTGATCGTGGCCCTGATTAAGGTGTGTCGACCTGAGGGAGACCTGATGGACATTGGGAAGCCTCTGCCGCACCACTCGCTCACCAGGTCCATCGACTTCCCCATCAGGAGGCCCAATGTTATCTACTCCCACAG GTTTAGCCAAGCCTTGACACCTGGTAAGTATGGAAGGAGACTGCATGACGAGCCCCAGATAGGCGTGGCAGGAGTGGGCGTGGCCTCCTTGAGCAATGGTGGGCGGACTTCTGGTTTCAG GTACGACCCGGAGCTGGCCGCGGACCTGTCCCTCGGCGGCGACGAACTCTACAGCATCGCGGGCATCGGCGACGACCCCTACAACGACCGCAAGGCCCTCGTGCCCGGCGGCGGCagcggggg gGCCGAGGGCGTGCGCGTCGTGTCCTCCAGCACCGGCAGCGGAGGcgtgggcgggggggcggggggacctGTGCTGAGCGCGGGCGGCCGAGGGAGCATCTTAGGAGGCATAGACAACCCCTGCTATAATAGATGA